The Cuculus canorus isolate bCucCan1 chromosome 6, bCucCan1.pri, whole genome shotgun sequence genomic interval TATagtttaataaattattaattccAAATTAGTTACATCCTATTACCTCAAGTTCAGAGAGTTTCTTGTCACTGTCCTTGTCTATTTGATTAAATGCTTCAACACTGCGAGGTCCCTTATTTACTGCATAAAGTTCAATCTCAAAGATCAATGTTGCATTGGGTGGAATCTTGCCCTGtgctataaaaaaaagtaaaaaaaggattaaaaaatcAGACATTCTGGTCAGAGATCACATCTATGATAAATTCACTggtaaaatgtcttttttttaattacaaaaagcTTTTAGTATTCAGCTTAAACTCTGGGTTTAAATGTTATGCAGCTAGACAGGAAGATTGTTCAGACTGTGCTGGATAAATGATTTTGAGAGAGATCTGTAAACAATATACTTccctgaaacaaaattatattgTTCATATGAATTCaggtacttttaaaaattaagagaaaggTTTGTGTtatgaaaatcaagtatttcTAAAGTTGTCATTCCTTCATGTACTGTAATATGATGGGGCTTATTGAAAGATTGATTCTAAGACATATCCTTTCAGTACATATCTGCAATCTGACAGACTTTAtataaaatagtatttaaaatatacatctCATTAGAAAGAAGCAATAGAATGCAAATCCCctcattcacaaaaaaaaaaaaaaaaacccaaacctacaCAACCCTAAACCTCAAAGTACTGGAATATTTTGTGGggtctctgaagaaaaaaaaaaagttagactTCATTACTGCTTTGTCAAAGCATTTTCTGATACCTAATGTAAAAATACCACTGCCTATAAACACAGGTCAATGTATTACGCATCTGGCAAAAAATGGGAACTGAAGAGAGACAGTAACAAATTAATGAGATCTAAAAGTAGTGCCAAAAAAAGCATCATGAAATCATGCAGTATGTAATTAAAATGTGAACATGCAAGTGGCTTCTATTCATAGCCAAAGCCAGTGAGCAACCTCAGACTTCTAACAGAATTTTGAGCTTGTGCCCGTCCTTCATAAActcaagaaaaactgaaaaaccttCTGTTTTTACGCAGAAGGTAAACAAAACTATTGCTTGACTTTCTTATCTAAAACATCCATagtaaaaatgacaaatttcaGAAGTTCAAAAGATTTTAATCTTACAAGATTTAAACATAAGTTTTAATTATATCTTAATATAAATAATGGTTGATacaatatttcaaaggaaagataCAATACTATCAGTGCCAGTAGTTTACAAAGATACATACCAACAAAGGAAAGACATGTAAAGGTTTAGAAAGCCACATGCATCTTTTTAATTCAAGATTAGGCAGGCATCTTCCCCAGCATGCAGGAATAGGCTGAGACAGAGGACAGGTGTGCTGTAGGAAAACAATACTTTCTTGAAGTGCTCCCTAGAACAAACAGTTAACACTAGCATTAAAGAACATACTTTTATTTGtgtcactgttttttcttgttgttatGAGACAACATTATGCTCAAGGGAAAAATTTATTCCTACTAAACTCTACTGGCTACAATGCAATTATACGAAAGATGAAACTGGTGCATGCAATTCTGACATAGTATCACTACCAAACAATTATTATAGAGCAGGAGCTactttttcacagaaaccaCTACACCCTGGACAGAGTTGAATTTAAGTCATCTACAATCAGGAGCGCTGAAACACTGCATAAACTCTCACTGGAacttttttaaagtagaatGCACACTTAAGCATCATAAATTCAAATCAGATTTCACGCGTCGTTCTGATGCAATTATTACATAATGTGACGATCCATTAACTATTCAAAATATAAGCAGGAATTTAAACAAACCAGTTCTACTTAGATTAATTCTGTGGCATGCACTGGACTATATTCCATTTTGTTTAGAAGATGCAGAATGTCATTAAAATGCTAAGTAGGTAGGAGTCAAATAACAGCAACCAAATATGAATATAACAGATTAAGACAAAAAATGCTGATACAAGTCATGAAGATCTTCCTTTTGCCATCATTTTTGTATTATGGCAACACTTTGAGAAACGCATCATGTGCCATGCACTGAACTCTAATGCAAACCGCAAGGCACAGGTGTGGGTCTATGATGAAGACTACTTAAACTGCACAGGAATGAGGAGGAGTAGACTGCACAGCAGGTCAGCACCTTCAGTGCCTCCAAACGTAACGGAGCACCAATTCTTACAGAGATTTACAACACTGTATGTTTGGAAGGGTAAAATGGAGGAAAGACAAAGTTCAgtattaaatacttttttacCGTATCCTTGCTGTCCATATGCTAATGACGGAGGAATGGTCACTTTCCGTTTTTCTCCAGGACACATATTCATCATACCAATATCTAACCCTTTTATGACTTGTCCAACACCCAGAACGAACCATTTTGGATGACCTTCATTTTGTGTCCGACTATTAAAAAGAATTGTGAGAGATTAACAGCAAGTTTAgtattttaatcctttttatataaaaataactttaaattagCAGTCAGTAAAAGTGTAAATTAGATTATTAAAACACCAGAATGTTTAGAGTGTGAGAGTATGAAGTATTAATGCTGTTTCTGCTACTATTAATTTAAGGTCAAATCTTGAGATGCATAACGGACAACCTCTTTTTGAAATCAAACAAGTAAAAACCCTAACATATTACAAAAACTTCCAATCTTCCTGGTAATATATATTGCATGCCAGAAACGAGGTGCCGCTGCAGGAAGCCTGCAAGAGGAAGAGTGCTGGGAGCAATTCACTGCTAGGAAGGAAAAGTGTCTTCAGCAGTCCACATCACTGTAGGATGGGATGAGACAGCAtgcaggtgggtgctgggggaacCTGGCAATCTTGCCTACAGAACTGTGTGCTCCCACACCACTCTGTTCACTTTAGATATTCAATGCTTTCAGCCAGATTGTGGTCATATGAGGTGTCCTCAGCAAGGAACCTATAGTGAACAGTGACAAAGCAGCATGTAGCTCAAAAGTCAGAGGGCAACACTGTTATGTTCCAAAATCAGTCACTtctacaggcagaaaaaaaaaaaaaaaggcaagtaaaaCGGTACTGTTAGATTatcctgaatttattttttcctaagtgACACAAATGGGGAAAAACGAATCAAGATTCTGTAATAAACTAGGCCATTGCCTGTAAGATCTGTTCAGATATGGGTAAGGAATGAGGTAGGTACCTAAAAGAAGTAGAAGACTCTTCTCTGTAGTTCTGCACAGGTTGAGTCCTGCCTCACTACTATGACGCACAGCCATTAAAAGTAAggtacagtaaaaataaagcttttgtaCAATGGTTTCTGTGCAAAGTAAGCTAAACAAAGCTGAAACAGGCTGAAGTCAGATGGATGGGacaaagtgaaaaagcaaatgcCTAAATGCTAGTATCaggggaaagaggaaggcaGCACAAACCGAGGAGGGAAGCAGCAACGTGAAAAGGGCACAAAGACTGCAAATCACTAGCGTAATGCGGCTGCCCCGCACAATGCCAACTATGCAGAAGCACAGGCTGTACTTAAATTTCTGTCTAAAACAGTCACTCTGCATCCCTACCAGGAGCTCCTCCTCcaaacacagcttttcctgCACAGATTACAGCACTGAACAAGCCAGGTGATAACGTGGTGGGATTTTCATTTCGCTGTGCCAAAGGGGTTCTCCATGCAAAGCATGGGATGCAGGCTCTCAGCAACTCTCCCAGTCAGTCTCCTTCGATGATGACATCCACCAGTCTCAAGCACAGCTTTGGTTACCAGCTTACCTCAGTGCTGCTCCCTCTTGACCCTAGATAAATCCTACATCCTTCAACACTTGGCTGAGGCAAAATAAAGGCTGAAATGGGGcgatactgaaaatgccaacaaataaactctccaagaCTCATTTCGGAGTtctagaaagcaagcatcctttatcaggcctgggcaacgtGAGGGAGCTCCATCAATCACgtgcagcaaaacaaacactggttacagaatatattttccaCTTACATGCATCTATATAATTTTTCCCACAActcttatgcatattctatcaCTTTTCAGGGattaatttaaatgtcattatgaacttcacaacagtcaaatctcttgacaacttggagctggctgcagctctctgtctgaccttgcatttgacaCGGGGAAACACTGCagacagaggtgattacagaagacacatctgtttgGCACAGATCATACTTAAAAGATGTTATCGTTGACAAAAGAATGAAGAGTGTAACAGTGTCTGGAAAGacactatttgaaaaaaacccatgctaTAAAAAAAACACGCTACCAGAGAGACGTTCTGTGTAACTTTCAAAATATAGTTATGTGGATGAAAAACTTTACTTtaagcttaaatcaaaatattccactttttttaatagcaactACTTTTTGCACTGGGTGAAATTACTAATGCTAACGTGGTGTGGCCATGCTGTGCATGAAGTGACAGGACCTGACCAACAGGTGATACAGGTGACCCATGGATTATTTgtattgcattgctatgtgtAGTGTTTAATCTGTAACCTCTTGCATTGCTATGATCAGTGGAactgtgctgtgctattcttggTGCAGACAGCTTGAAAAAGAGAGAGCCAAtaagcagctggggccagaGACCCTGCATTTTTTGGGGGAGGTAATTTGTTTATTCAGTGATATAAAAGCTGGGTCCCTCGCAGTGATGGTGGGAGACTTCACCTGAGTGTAGGATCCAGTTGTCAAAGCTCTCCAAATCTTCACcgcagagagaaaagaagggggcTCCCCAGGGGCTAATGGGACAACTGGTGATGTAGCTCTCTTAATTACCACAGTTCTGGTGTAGTAACGATTAGATGCGTTCCCtttaaagctgttactgttaacttgTTGATCATTACTAATCACGTTACCTCTCTGGCTCTAATAAGCGGAGTAAAACTCGGTTTCACAGAGTATTCAAGAGCTTGAGCTTTTATGCTGATCACGCTTTGTGCTCAGCCCCTTGCGATCAAACCAGGGAGCAGCGGGTCCCGGCCGAGGGGAGGGGGGTTCCCGCCATACGTGCCTCGCACCCCTTCCCTCCCGGTGCCCTGAGGACCCCACCTGCAGTAGAACTTGGACCCGTCGCTGGCCAGGAACCCGTCGTAGTGCGCGTTCAGAAGGTCCCCCTTCTTGCTCTTAGGGCTGCACGCCTCGGGGAGGTGCAGCACCTCGATCTTCACTTCCTCCTCGGTGCCGCCCTCGGCCGGGGCCGCCAGCAGGGcgagcggcagcagcagcagcgccagCCCGCGGCCCATGGCGCTGCCGGCGTGGCACTCGGCTGGGGCTGCCCCTCCGCTCCGGAAGTGGCAGCAGCGGCCCGAACCGGCAGCCGGAAGTGGCAGCGTCGGGCGGAAGAGGCAGCGTCGGGCGGAAGCGGCGCGCTTGGGCGATGCGGAGCGCCCCGCGGGGCGGGTGGCGGCGCCGGGGCCGCCGGGGCCCGCCTGAGCCGAGCGGCGCAGGAAGCGGCGGCGGGAGCGGGAGGTGAGCGCCCCATCCCCGCGGCCGAGCAGGAGGATGCGGCCCGGCGCCGGGCTCTGAGCGATGGAGGGGGTCCTGTACAAGTGGACCAACTACCTGGCGGGTacgcgggggcggcggggctggaggggagcGGGGAGTCCCGGGAGCTGTCGGAGGGGCATCGTTCGCCGTTCCCGCTGGGAGCCCCCCGACCCAGCCCCGAGCCCAGCCCTGCGGGCTGCAAAGAGAAATTCACCAAATACCTGTATTTACCATCggattttgtttgcttctttctctgctgtaaGAGATACCACATCTCTCTGCAGATGGGAGCGGGCAGTCGGTAgtgtcatagaatagtttaggttagaaggaaccttaaagatcatatagttccaccccccctgccctgggcagggacacctcccactagatcaggctgcccaagacctcatccaacctggccttgaacacctccagggatgggaaagccatagcttccctgggcaacctgtaccagtgtctcaccactctcacagtgaaggatttcctccttatgtctagtctaaatctgcccctctccagtttatacccattgctcccactcctatcgctacaagcctttgtaaacagtccgTCTCCAGCTTCCTGtatccccttcaggtactggaaggtcactataaggtcttctctgagccGTCTtctctctaggctgaacaaccccaactgttcCAGCCTGTCCTCTGTAGGAgatgctccagacctctgatcatctttgtagccctcctctggacccattccaatggCTCCATATGTTTCTTATGTTGacaattccagaactggacacaatactccaggtggggtctcataagagaggtgAAACGTTTCAGATCCTTAATAGGACCGATTGTGCCTCCAGAGCAGATTGGTGTTGGATCATACACCGTGTTTAATCAGGCGTCGTGTTTAACTGCTTTGTCAATATGTTCTTTGCCCTCTCGTTCTTTGGTACTTCACGTGTGCTGTTCTGCCTCAGTGTATGTAGCTTTTGAATGTGGAGTGATGGGAAACTCAATTCGGAGGGTTTATAAAATGTGGGGTGCATTGCAAGGACTGTGTGCACTCACTGTGAATTGAAGTGCATAGAGCATAATCCTGCAGTTTTCAGAGCAAATATGTGCATAAATATACTGGCTTTGTGGTGAAAGGCAACAATTGTACTATAATTAAATAGATACTTGATAAGATATTTTTGTCAATTCTTCGTAATAAATGTGGAGAAAACATATGAGAAAAATCGCGGTTATCAAAGAAACAATgaatatgtttcttttcaaaataaaatggaatttggAATTTGTAACTTTCACTTTTGTGACCGAAATTGTTACTGTAGCCAGAAGTAAAGGTCGCAGGTAACAAGCCCTGGTGGTGTGTGATGTAAACATCCCATTTGAATCCTATTATTTAATAAGTAAATACTCAACAGCAAATGTAAATCCTGTACACACTCTAGACTGTTTATCAATACGTGGCTGACTTCTGCTAGAAGTCAGTAGCCCTCTAAAATAGAAAACTGTAGAACCCTTCCTTGTATGTGTGCCGGCCAACGGAGAGCATCTGCTCTTGCATTTCAAAATTAGTGTGTCAGAAATTTCCTGCTGTGTACAGAATATAGGAGGTCAGcaaatttttgaaaaatctgaTCATAGTagcaaaatttttaaatgttgctaCCAAATTTCTTGTTACTCTACTGTCTGTTTTTGTAGCCAGAAATAGGCTGTCATACTTGTCATTAATGGTAGTAGTAGCCAAGCAGCAAAGGAGGTTATCATTGCTGAAGCATTGTAAAAACCGGTTTTCTCCTTCAGTGAAAGCAAACTAGAAATACAGCCTTGTATTTATGTTGCCCTCAAATGATATGTACATGCGCAAGAATTTGTGAAGTACAGATTTGTTACATGTTTTGTCAAACATAGGACATGCTGTTTGCCCAACTCCAAATCAGAAGAGGTGTTTTTGTCCTCTAGCTTGCTTCCACGAGACACTTGGagtcttttaaataatttgcttttgtttttcccaatGCCAGCAGAATGGAACAATCATCCATGTAGGGTCCCTTCTTATCAGAATCTGACTGTTGAGACGGACATTGACACCACCCGTGCATGCCCTAAGGCCATAAGGGGGGGGCACAGAGTTAGTATTCTGCCACACAGCGTAGCAAGGAAAATAACACCCTTACATTTCTGAGCTGCATTTTACAGGTCAGGGTCTTCAGTACAGTTACTTCATGACTGCGTATTCTTAGTGTAAGTTGTGATGTGCCcatacaatttaaaatatttcctgtggaAGTTGGTATGtttatactttttttcattctgtttttatATGGTGGATCTGCTTATTAGTTATCACTCTGCATTTTGAAAGAGAGAGATACTTACCATTACAGctaataaatagaaaaaatagttagaatttattatttccttatcATGGAATTGTGACATGATGCAATGGGGCCTGGTCTTAACAAGTTGAATTCCTGTTAAAACTTATAATGACTTAATGTGAGTAGTATGAAGTCATTAGCTGATTTTTCAAGAGCCTGCTACCTGGTTAAGCCTTCTGTGCTGGATGGCTGCAGCTTGCTCTGTTGGAATAGCAGTTGGTAAGCACCAGGGATGACACAGTCATCTCACCAAGTGTGTCGAGTTCTTCTGCACACAGTTATGCCATTCCAAACCCTAAGCCTGGTAGGAAGTTAAGGTTTGGTGATGAGTTGTAAAATAAAGGGATAATCTGCTTCTATTCTACAGCTGACCCAGACTGTAGTGGGGCAGTACCACTGTTGAGCTCtactggaatattttaattctatGCTATTTTGAGAAACAAAGGTGATTTACTAGGCAAAATGGTTTGTATTTAGTAGTATTAGAAATTAGGGCACCTTGTCCAGTGAGTTTTGAGATTTATGAaatagctgttaaaaaaaagaaaaaaaaattaaggagaaagaaaagcatactAATATACTTGaatcaaaaaaaattacaataatttaCTATGTGGTGTAGCACTGCAAGGAGTTCTCACAGATATTTATGTCTTTGCATAAACTGTTCTTTTTAGTAGCTGTAGTGAAGTTTGAGATCGTTATATAATGTTACTTATGCAGAGCTGGTCAAAACCTTATGTATGCTGATGTATGCTGTCCTCTCAAATGAGTCTAGGAGTATAAGCCTTGTCTCAGCTGACCACACAATGCCTGACATTAAATTGTTGAGTGATGGAGCTGGtctgctttcagagaaaatgatGTGTCAGTAGTTAACTGTGAACTAGAGAAATGCAGTAGCCAGAGGAGACATCAGTTTGACATCAGTAGTTTATTTGTGTCATACAAATAAGGTCCTACAGCTTTAGGGAAGTCTACCTGAAAAATATACTTGAATGAGAATGGCTCTCCAGAGGCCTGTAATTTATCAGCCTTCAAAATGAGGTTCCTTGGTGgctaaattaaaatttaattttggtCTAGAATGAAATATAGTGAAAACCGAAATACTGCTGATCTTGCATCCAAAAAGAGCTGGAATGAAATATCCACATAATACCGACTTGGTTATAGAGCGGCTCTGGTCTTCAGACTGCGTGGACCATTTACTTCGTGCTGTGTTACATGAACAGTTTAAGGTTTGCATTGTTTATAAAAATTTCCACATTTAAAGAGCTGAATTTGATTTGCAATTTAGTCATTAGACTaaactttctttctcttgtttttgaTCTTTCTAGGTTGGCAGCCTCGGTGGTTTGTTTTAGACAATGGGATATTGTCATACTATGATTCACAGGATGATGTTTGCAAAGGCAGCAAAGGAAGTATAAAGATGTCTGTATGTGAAATAAAAGGTAAGAGTTGATAGATTTCTGCTTCAGGAAGTTTTAGCTTCCAGGGAAATAGAAAAGATCACCCAACATACATTTCATGTCAtaagtttttcctcatctgtttttgtttgtctgtAGTCCAATGCGATTGTTTCACAGTTCACAAATAATAATGAATGTGAACTGTGAAATagtgacaaaatatttttgacagtTAGAGCTCTGTTTTGAATTTTAGAACCCACCATATAgtcctttttgttttaagtagTTGTGTGCCTGTGGCTTATGTGTGAAGTTACCTCAGCTAGGTATTTAGTTTTACCACTTAGTCTCTTACCCTTGATCGTAAGAGGGATGATTcataaatgctgttttttcagaagagcagcagcagtgacacGAAAAAGGGAGATTCTTAGAAACCAGAGATGTTtagtcttttgttttcctgaatgatttttacttttcatagaatcagtaggttggaaaggacctactggatcattgagtccaacccttcctatcaatccctaaaccatgcccctcagcacctcatccacccatcctttaaacacctccagggaaggtgactcagcacctccctgggcagcctctgccactgcccaatgaccctttctgtgaaaaattttttcctgatgtccaccctgaacctcccctggcggagcttgaggccattcccccttgtcctgtcccctggcacttgggagaagaggccagctccctcctctccacaacctcctttcaggtagtttttgagagcaagaaggtctcccgtcagcctcctcttcttctcttctccaggctgttgTTGCTATTAGGAGCTGCTTTAGTATATCTTAAGCTATTGGTCAACCTCCTTGACTGATGGGAAGGCATTGTCTAACTCTCCATTACTTTGAGCTCTTGGCCTCTTTCCAGATACCCGCAGATGACTGGACTTACGATGTGGGTATTTGTATATTAAAAAGTGGGACTTATTTTACATGGGCCACTAAGTATTTTTCATGTGGTAATTCCTTTTTGTTACTATTTCCTTGGTGTAGGTGAAATCATGATGTAAAGTGGAAGATACCATATTTTGGACATTCCAGTTTGTTCATTTTGGTTGTCATCTTGTCCTTTGGGTGAAGGAAAGATAATAGTTAACATCTGGATTTGGTGCTGCCTTCTGCCTCCATGGCTAGTGGGGAGTGGTTCTGGAGGAACTGCGGTTGACAACATGAAACTCAGCAGAGTATTCAGTTAAAGATATATTAAATACAATAGACTGCAAAGTCCATCTCAGTATTTGGTTCTGGGACTCTGTGACCTGAAGTCATATTTCATCTAGATGGGAGACTATGCCTAGTCCTCTCTATATACTTGTCCTTTCAACAAAGCTCTTCGGTTTGCCATGATTAGACCAGGCCTCATTGACCTAGTGGCTTCCTGTGATGGGGTAGACATATCATAGGAACATGGGaaatctgtctggacttctgtaaagcctttgacagggCTCcgcacaacatccttctctctaaattggagacagatggatttgatgggtggactgtttgatGAGTAAGAAATTGGTTGAATGGTAGTAATCAGAGTAGTGGTTAATGGCTTggtgtccagatggagatccatggcaagtggtgtccctcaggggtccataaTAGGATCAGTGCTGGTTAGTATCTTCATCGgtgatacagacagtgagattgagtgcaccctcagcaagtttgcagatgacaccaagagAAGTGGTGTGGTTGCCACACGAGAAGGACaggatgtaatccagaggggcctgaacaagctggagaagtgggtgggtgtgaacctcatgagagTGTATCGaaagaagcatagccagcaggtcaagggagatgattctgctcctctattccgctcttgtgagaccacatctggagtattgtgtccagttctggaattgtcaacataagaaggatatggaaattttggaatgggtccagagaagggctacgaagatgatcagtgGGCTGGAGCGCCTTCTGtagaggacaggctgggagagttggggttgttcagcctggagagtagaaggctctgaggacaccttatagcaaccttccagtacctgaagggggcctacaagaaggctggagagggacctTTTGCAAGGGCATGTATTGACAGGATGGGGGGGAAATGCCTAAAAATTGGAGTGAGGAAGAtatagattagacattagaaggaaatctttcaaaatgaaggtggtgaggcactggcccaggttgcccagggaagctgtgaatgccccatccctggaggtgttcaaggccaggttggatggggccttgggcagcctggtctggtgggaggtgtccctgcccatggaagcaGGGTTGGAAGGaggtaatctttaaggtcccttccaactcaaaccattttatgattctataacagtTGTTAAAAGTTCTTATGCAGTGTATTGTTAGTGCAGAAAGGGAACCCCATTGTACTTGAATCTGGCCACTGTTCTGTGTCTCATTTTACTACCTGTTGACTCAAGGGCATGCTGGGGAGAGGGTTGAGCAGCTTTGggctttttcttatttagcagtGGTACATTGTGACTTCCTGTATTACTATGGGATTGTaataaacactttaaaataatttgatcaGTATTTGATGAATAATTGTTACTGAGTTAAggttgcattttattttcaaaattgattttttttctcttctgtcgTTAAGTGCATGCCACAGACAACACAAGAATGGAGCTTATCATCCCAGGGGAACAACATTTCTATGTGAAAGCAGTTAATGCAGCTGAAAGGCAAAGGTGGCTGGTGGCTCTGGGAAGTGCAAAAGCCTGTTTAGCGGAtaccagaacaaaaaaagaaaaaggtatgCATGTTACCTAGAGCATATACAACCTTACTGGTTTTTCgaatgctttttttcagataatgATAGTGCAAATATTGTGGTAGGAAGTCagttttactgtcttttaaTATAGATCATAATGATTTCTAGTCATCCATATGGTAAATTCCCCCTTGATGTATGAAGTGGAGGTCACTCCATTGACACCTGTCTTAGTTGCTGGTAATTTGGCTTCTTTATTGTCATTACAAAAACACACATACTGTTTGTAGCTATGatgaagccttttaatttcTGGTATTTTGATTCTTTACGGTTactattggttttttttctattatttgtcTTGAGTGGCTAAATGTAGTTATTTCCAGACACTCTGGTGGGTGTAAATTTCatctattaattttattctgtattacATTGCAGCTAAGAAGGATTTCAATTTTATCTTTCCTAGTAATGTACCCCTTTCTTAATGGTTGTTAAATTAGCATTAGTTATCAAAAAATACTAACTATTGTCTCCTTCAAGTGCAGTTCT includes:
- the FKBP7 gene encoding peptidyl-prolyl cis-trans isomerase FKBP7; the encoded protein is MGRGLALLLLPLALLAAPAEGGTEEEVKIEVLHLPEACSPKSKKGDLLNAHYDGFLASDGSKFYCSRTQNEGHPKWFVLGVGQVIKGLDIGMMNMCPGEKRKVTIPPSLAYGQQGYAQGKIPPNATLIFEIELYAVNKGPRSVEAFNQIDKDSDKKLSELEISQYLKEEFAKDGKTRHPSVHDEVLADIFKKNDHDGDGFISAKEYNVYQHEEL